The Chitinophaga sp. H8 genome contains a region encoding:
- a CDS encoding MutS-related protein, with the protein MSFSTDRQTTDELNLLGKFRQGSVYHLFNQVKTRGGEQLMDAMFRQPLDNAIAINERSSIFRYFQEQQLIFPFDVQQLHLMREYLDTGAQRSAPVILADILIKKWLSALTRDERYRKIVQGLQATIVTLKRCYVFLEMLALANSPYALRIKAIREILSDKQLERLINTDIYKALPVNTLAYYDHLLKSKLQQEMEAVLGFIHEADVYIAVSDIARVKGFSYAQALAPEKNTFSATGLCHPCINGAIGNTIALHEQNNVVFLTGANMAGKSTLMKSIGIAMYLSHMGFPVAATQLVFSVREGLYSSINVADNISLGYSHFYAEVVRVKQAATIAASGKRLLLMFDELFKGTNVKDAYDGTLAVTEAFSEYADCLFIVSTHIIEVGEALKGRPNIQFAFLPTVMDGNRPRYTYQLQEGITEDRQGMMIIRNEGILELLDT; encoded by the coding sequence ATGAGCTTTAGTACAGACAGGCAAACAACAGATGAGCTGAACCTGCTCGGTAAGTTCCGGCAAGGGTCTGTTTATCATCTGTTCAACCAGGTAAAAACAAGAGGCGGTGAACAACTGATGGATGCCATGTTCCGTCAACCGCTGGACAATGCCATTGCGATCAATGAACGCAGCAGCATTTTCCGGTACTTTCAGGAGCAGCAGCTCATATTTCCCTTTGATGTACAACAGCTACACCTGATGCGTGAGTACCTGGACACCGGCGCACAAAGAAGTGCCCCGGTGATCCTGGCAGATATCCTGATCAAAAAATGGCTGTCCGCCCTCACCCGCGATGAGCGCTATCGCAAGATAGTACAGGGATTACAGGCCACCATTGTTACATTAAAGCGCTGTTATGTTTTTCTGGAGATGCTGGCCCTCGCCAATAGCCCTTACGCCCTCCGGATAAAGGCCATCCGTGAAATACTGTCTGACAAACAATTGGAACGGCTCATCAACACAGACATTTACAAAGCGCTGCCCGTAAATACGCTTGCTTATTACGATCACCTGCTGAAAAGTAAACTGCAACAGGAAATGGAAGCGGTGTTGGGATTCATTCATGAAGCAGATGTATACATCGCTGTAAGCGATATAGCCCGGGTAAAGGGCTTCTCCTACGCCCAGGCACTGGCACCCGAAAAGAACACCTTCTCCGCTACAGGACTTTGCCATCCCTGCATCAACGGAGCTATTGGCAATACAATAGCCCTGCATGAGCAAAACAATGTGGTATTTCTCACCGGTGCTAACATGGCTGGTAAATCCACCCTTATGAAATCAATAGGTATAGCGATGTACCTCTCACATATGGGGTTTCCTGTGGCAGCCACACAGCTGGTATTTTCCGTAAGAGAAGGGCTCTATTCCTCCATTAATGTAGCAGATAATATCAGTCTGGGCTATAGTCATTTTTATGCGGAGGTAGTCAGGGTAAAACAGGCAGCAACAATAGCTGCCAGCGGGAAACGGTTGTTGCTGATGTTTGACGAGCTGTTCAAAGGCACCAATGTTAAAGATGCTTATGACGGCACACTCGCAGTAACCGAAGCCTTTTCTGAATATGCAGATTGCCTGTTCATTGTTTCCACGCACATCATTGAAGTAGGCGAAGCATTAAAAGGCCGGCCCAACATCCAGTTTGCTTTTTTGCCTACTGTCATGGACGGCAACCGGCCCCGTTATACTTATCAATTACAGGAAGGCATCACGGAAGACCGGCAAGGGATGATGATCATCCGGAACGAAGGTATACTGGAATTGCTGGACACTTAA
- a CDS encoding Gldg family protein, producing MKMIFKIAKTELRNLFYSPVAWFLSIAFLVQCAVYYTDIVQGIAKWQDVALTNQPRFKGFEVSLTRAIFLGSDSLFSSVLQNLFLFVPLLTMGLISREINNGTIKLLYSSPISVRQIVLGKYTAIMLYNLVLVLLIGIFIISGFFNIVSPDYGVLLSAVLGFYLLMCAYTAIGLFMSSLTTYQIVSAIACFLMIFILTRIGGLWQRYDFVRDLTYFLSMYGRTEKMLSGLITTREVIYFLLIMYLFVSFTLIKLRSATESRPWYVNATRYVAVMISVLAAGYISSRPAYIGYWDTTANKVNTLHPYTQKIIQELGDEPLEVTLYSNLLGGGIDRTRPMNRNDYLWGFWEKYVRFKPDIQFKYVHYQDIDDHDSTLYKTYPGKTLSQIAGLQAELMEVDTAMYLHREEIRKQIDMAPEDYRAVMQLKYKGRTTFLRTYNDPIFWPDEMQVAPALKRLLAVKLPKVLFTTGNLERSPYKKGEREFWLHSLAKANRYSLLNLGFEADTISLDHNNIPKDVSILVLADPKTELSATVKARLRDYISGGGNLFIMGEPGKQQLLNPVLQQLGVRLMNGTTVEVSTQEMPHMVKPYITYAGANLAEDPFLIELKLKWGEDSIFLLQPGVASIAYADSSAFSAKPLLLTAAKNNAWIKAGVLVTDSVPPVFDALAGDTMMPAFTTSIQLTRQVHNKQQRIILNGDADLMSNLRSAGGFIGRAFYSWLDYNEYPVYAPMAPPKDQLLTIKPVTANILKMVYVWVLPAMILLLGTIILIRRKRQ from the coding sequence ATGAAGATGATATTCAAGATCGCGAAAACGGAACTGCGTAACCTGTTCTATTCACCTGTAGCCTGGTTCTTATCAATCGCCTTCCTGGTGCAATGTGCTGTATATTATACCGACATAGTGCAGGGGATCGCCAAGTGGCAGGATGTAGCTCTCACCAATCAGCCAAGGTTCAAAGGATTTGAAGTATCGCTGACACGGGCGATCTTTCTGGGAAGTGACAGCCTGTTCAGTAGTGTATTACAAAACCTGTTCCTGTTTGTGCCGCTCCTTACAATGGGGCTTATCAGCCGGGAGATCAATAATGGTACCATCAAGCTGCTCTACTCCTCTCCCATTTCCGTACGGCAGATTGTACTGGGAAAGTATACTGCTATCATGCTATACAACCTGGTATTGGTATTGCTGATAGGCATATTTATCATATCCGGTTTCTTTAACATTGTATCACCGGACTATGGCGTTTTACTGTCGGCCGTTCTCGGCTTCTACCTACTGATGTGCGCCTACACCGCCATTGGGTTATTCATGTCCAGCCTCACCACTTACCAGATTGTATCCGCCATTGCCTGCTTTCTTATGATCTTTATACTTACCCGCATCGGAGGGCTGTGGCAACGGTATGATTTCGTCAGGGACCTCACCTATTTCCTTTCTATGTATGGCAGGACGGAGAAGATGCTGTCCGGACTCATCACTACGAGAGAGGTGATCTACTTTTTGCTGATTATGTACCTGTTTGTATCATTTACGCTGATCAAACTAAGGTCTGCTACGGAGTCAAGACCCTGGTATGTAAATGCCACACGTTATGTAGCGGTCATGATATCTGTGCTGGCAGCAGGCTATATCAGTTCCAGGCCTGCCTATATCGGGTATTGGGATACTACGGCCAATAAGGTGAATACCTTGCATCCCTATACGCAAAAGATCATTCAGGAACTAGGCGACGAACCACTGGAAGTAACCCTTTACAGTAATCTGCTAGGCGGTGGTATTGACCGGACCCGGCCCATGAACCGCAACGATTATCTCTGGGGCTTCTGGGAAAAGTATGTGCGCTTCAAGCCTGACATCCAATTTAAATATGTGCACTATCAGGATATAGACGACCACGACAGTACACTTTATAAAACTTATCCCGGCAAAACGCTCTCCCAAATAGCAGGGCTACAGGCGGAGCTGATGGAGGTAGATACTGCCATGTATCTGCACCGTGAGGAGATCCGCAAACAGATTGACATGGCACCAGAGGATTACCGTGCCGTTATGCAACTGAAGTATAAGGGACGCACTACCTTTCTCCGTACCTATAATGATCCTATATTCTGGCCGGACGAAATGCAGGTAGCCCCTGCCCTCAAAAGGCTGCTGGCAGTTAAACTGCCGAAGGTATTGTTTACTACCGGCAACCTGGAACGATCCCCCTACAAGAAGGGTGAGCGGGAATTCTGGTTACACAGCCTGGCTAAGGCCAACCGTTATTCCTTGCTGAACCTGGGTTTTGAAGCCGATACCATTTCGCTGGACCACAACAATATTCCCAAAGATGTGAGCATACTTGTGCTGGCCGATCCAAAAACAGAATTGAGTGCTACTGTAAAAGCCAGGTTACGCGATTACATCAGTGGTGGTGGTAATCTTTTTATCATGGGAGAGCCGGGCAAACAACAGTTATTGAACCCGGTATTGCAACAGTTAGGCGTCCGTCTGATGAACGGCACTACGGTGGAAGTATCAACACAAGAGATGCCGCATATGGTAAAACCTTACATTACCTATGCAGGCGCCAACCTGGCAGAAGATCCTTTCCTGATAGAACTGAAGCTCAAATGGGGAGAAGACAGTATTTTCCTGTTGCAGCCCGGTGTAGCCAGTATTGCCTACGCTGACAGCAGCGCTTTTTCTGCCAAGCCATTACTGCTCACTGCCGCCAAGAACAATGCCTGGATCAAAGCAGGCGTATTAGTCACCGATTCGGTTCCTCCTGTATTTGACGCGCTTGCAGGCGACACCATGATGCCAGCATTCACCACCTCCATACAGCTGACCAGGCAGGTACACAATAAACAACAACGTATTATTCTGAACGGCGATGCCGACCTCATGAGCAATCTGCGTTCGGCTGGCGGCTTTATTGGCAGGGCTTTTTACAGTTGGCTGGATTATAACGAGTACCCGGTATATGCCCCTATGGCCCCTCCGAAAGATCAGCTGCTGACTATCAAACCTGTTACAGCCAACATACTGAAGATGGTATATGTGTGGGTACTGCCGGCAATGATATTGCTGCTGGGCACCATTATCCTGATACGCCGCAAACGGCAATAA
- a CDS encoding MutS-related protein, translated as MILHTDEQTIDDLRIFSKRDVSGIYDIYNNTHTRGGEKVLEELFRNPLSDRDEINRRSNLIAHFATLKTAFPFDATLFDMAEKYLANADAHLKGSAQQPGLSEKDIYSGVTAVITLLQRMQTFITSSHISDIDSYARERNAIATLLEGPALEPALNDKTRGKLSYAAVTAYDQLFRIRERNKIEKMLGHIYYLDVYLSVAKVAAERHFIFPQALEKGQSKLVLEGVYHPGLKNPVGNNITMHAGQNLVFLTGANMAGKSTFLRALSTAVYIAHMGFPVAATQMEFSVLDGIYTTINLPDNLGIGASHFYAEVLRVKKMATALSSGKSLLVIFDELFRGTNVKDAHEATIAITSAFARKKNSLFIISSHIVEAGAALQQQPTISFRFLPTRMNGHTPEYTYKLEQGITDDRHGMIIIRNEGILDILKAGRKRNAGTAIPPSPKTMHSHHEL; from the coding sequence ATGATACTACATACAGACGAGCAAACGATAGATGACCTGCGGATATTCAGTAAGCGTGATGTCAGTGGTATCTATGATATTTACAACAATACCCATACCCGCGGGGGAGAAAAGGTACTGGAAGAGCTGTTCCGCAATCCGCTATCCGACCGGGACGAAATTAACCGGCGCAGTAATCTCATCGCACATTTTGCAACCCTTAAAACTGCATTCCCCTTTGATGCAACACTGTTTGATATGGCGGAAAAATACCTGGCTAATGCGGATGCCCACCTCAAAGGCAGTGCACAGCAACCCGGGCTTAGTGAAAAAGATATCTACAGTGGTGTTACGGCTGTAATAACGCTGCTCCAACGCATGCAGACATTCATTACCTCCAGCCATATTAGTGATATAGACAGTTACGCCCGGGAGCGGAACGCAATTGCCACTCTGCTGGAGGGACCAGCACTGGAACCGGCATTAAATGATAAGACCAGGGGCAAACTATCCTATGCGGCTGTTACCGCCTATGATCAGCTTTTCAGGATACGTGAGCGGAATAAGATAGAAAAAATGCTGGGGCATATCTACTACCTGGACGTATACCTGTCTGTAGCAAAAGTGGCAGCAGAACGGCATTTCATCTTCCCCCAAGCCCTGGAAAAAGGGCAAAGTAAGCTGGTTTTGGAAGGGGTATATCATCCCGGCCTCAAAAACCCGGTAGGCAATAATATTACTATGCATGCCGGTCAGAACCTGGTGTTCCTCACCGGGGCTAATATGGCCGGAAAATCCACGTTCCTCCGGGCGTTGAGCACCGCCGTATACATTGCACATATGGGGTTTCCGGTAGCGGCAACTCAAATGGAATTTTCTGTTCTGGATGGAATTTACACCACAATCAACCTACCCGATAACCTGGGTATTGGCGCCAGTCATTTTTATGCAGAAGTGTTAAGAGTGAAAAAAATGGCGACAGCACTCAGCAGTGGAAAATCTTTGCTGGTAATATTCGATGAATTGTTCCGCGGCACCAATGTAAAAGATGCCCACGAAGCTACCATTGCTATTACCAGTGCTTTTGCCAGGAAAAAAAACAGCCTGTTTATCATCTCCTCTCACATCGTGGAAGCCGGAGCGGCGCTGCAACAACAGCCCACTATCAGCTTCCGGTTCCTGCCTACCCGTATGAACGGCCATACGCCGGAGTACACGTATAAGCTGGAACAGGGAATAACAGACGACCGCCACGGTATGATCATTATCCGTAATGAAGGCATATTAGACATATTAAAGGCCGGGCGCAAACGAAACGCCGGTACCGCAATACCACCTTCACCAAAAACTATGCACAGTCATCATGAGCTTTAG
- a CDS encoding ABC transporter ATP-binding protein, which translates to MNSIVKIEKLSHKYSASWAIRDINLEINQAGVIGLLGSNGAGKSTTMNILCGVLKQTEGKVYINGIDMSKQPQAAKKQIGFLPQQPPVYTDLTVDEYLAYCAALRLVENKKIKAAVEEAKERCGIAHFSTRLIRNLSGGYRQRVGIAQAIIHKPALVVMDEPTNGLDPNQLIEARKLIKEIAQEHTVLLSSHILSEIHLLCREVVMIESGRIVFSDTMDAFNNYVQPSSVLMKMENPPVAAELQKVAGVTRVEFLTERQARIYFSGDTDITERLVSASVQHEWRLREISLDKGLLDDVFKQLTTQSIQ; encoded by the coding sequence ATGAACAGCATCGTAAAAATTGAAAAGCTTTCTCACAAATACAGCGCCAGCTGGGCTATCCGGGACATTAACCTGGAAATAAACCAGGCGGGAGTAATAGGATTGCTGGGCTCTAACGGCGCAGGAAAGTCTACTACTATGAACATTCTGTGTGGCGTATTGAAACAAACGGAAGGCAAGGTTTATATCAATGGTATTGATATGAGTAAACAACCACAGGCTGCTAAAAAGCAGATCGGTTTTTTACCACAGCAACCACCAGTGTATACTGATCTCACGGTAGATGAGTATCTCGCTTACTGTGCAGCACTACGCCTGGTAGAAAACAAAAAGATAAAAGCAGCGGTGGAAGAAGCGAAAGAACGCTGCGGCATTGCGCATTTCAGCACCCGGCTGATCCGTAACCTGAGTGGCGGTTACCGTCAGCGGGTAGGCATTGCGCAAGCCATCATCCATAAACCGGCCCTGGTTGTAATGGACGAGCCTACCAATGGACTTGATCCCAACCAGTTGATTGAAGCGCGGAAACTGATCAAGGAAATAGCACAGGAGCATACCGTGCTGCTCTCTTCACACATTCTTTCCGAAATACATCTTTTATGCAGGGAGGTAGTGATGATAGAGAGCGGCCGCATTGTATTTTCCGACACCATGGACGCTTTCAACAACTATGTACAGCCCAGCAGCGTGCTGATGAAGATGGAGAATCCTCCAGTGGCCGCAGAATTGCAAAAGGTAGCCGGTGTGACCCGGGTAGAGTTCCTGACCGAGCGCCAGGCCCGCATCTATTTCAGTGGCGATACCGATATCACGGAGCGCCTGGTATCCGCCAGTGTCCAGCATGAATGGCGGCTGCGGGAGATCAGTCTTGATAAAGGCTTGCTGGACGATGTATTCAAGCAATTAACTACTCAATCTATCCAATAA
- a CDS encoding S41 family peptidase yields the protein MKTLLIIGISAILTFYCVNASAQEKNLNELTQADFIADYKLAIDILKKQHPNPYKFIDSITLAHKVDSLMNEAAKAPDVLAAIRYSPVYLVKDVHTSLSISGDNFKEAYRQLHFFPFAVLIERGKIFVNQKGGNIPFGAEITAINGMPASQVLRSVENHAYSDGFITTGTDRSYPNFQINFSLVDPSRKTYQISYIAPGSKAMQQTDLPASAPAPSFHATRQAVFPINLLQRAYLIYCDFLDEQQTGILTVNTFNLLESAAYKEFSEFFREVKKRQYKRVIIDIRSNGGGNPAISALLYSFLAKGPFPNIYNYRTRTIDFAYAEYAITDDGRRLSDDDIRNNKNFLYQRFDKDSSGFYIGNARLKEGLLENFPPDKDAFDGKVYVLTGGGTVSAATYFASLVQKNKRGEVIGKESGSGEAVTTAAWFLKYLLPRTKSILTVPMAELFFFNANTDNGRGLLPDREIPLPKFEAYVQAGKDPEITYTLDLISASSNSTDKR from the coding sequence ATGAAGACATTACTTATTATTGGCATAAGCGCCATACTTACCTTCTATTGTGTCAACGCATCCGCGCAGGAAAAAAATCTGAACGAACTCACACAAGCTGATTTCATTGCAGACTACAAACTAGCGATAGACATACTAAAAAAACAACATCCCAATCCCTATAAGTTCATAGATTCCATCACCTTAGCGCACAAGGTAGATTCCCTGATGAATGAAGCCGCCAAAGCGCCGGATGTACTTGCTGCTATCCGTTATTCGCCGGTATACCTGGTAAAGGATGTGCATACGAGCCTGAGTATTTCGGGCGACAATTTCAAGGAAGCCTACCGGCAGCTTCATTTTTTTCCGTTCGCGGTACTCATCGAAAGAGGCAAGATATTCGTTAACCAGAAAGGCGGCAATATCCCATTTGGCGCGGAGATTACCGCTATTAATGGTATGCCCGCATCACAAGTGTTGCGTTCAGTGGAAAACCATGCCTATAGTGATGGGTTTATCACCACGGGAACAGACAGGTCATATCCCAATTTTCAGATAAATTTCAGTCTGGTTGATCCTTCCCGCAAAACTTATCAGATCTCCTATATTGCACCGGGTAGTAAAGCGATGCAACAAACGGACCTCCCGGCATCAGCACCAGCCCCCTCCTTCCACGCTACCAGGCAGGCTGTTTTTCCGATCAACCTCCTGCAACGTGCTTATTTAATATACTGTGATTTCCTGGATGAACAACAAACCGGTATACTCACGGTCAATACTTTTAATTTACTGGAGTCTGCCGCCTATAAGGAATTCAGTGAATTTTTCCGGGAAGTAAAAAAGCGGCAATACAAACGGGTGATCATCGACATTCGCAGTAATGGCGGCGGCAACCCGGCTATTTCTGCGCTGCTGTATTCTTTCCTTGCCAAAGGGCCCTTCCCCAATATTTATAACTACCGGACACGTACCATTGATTTTGCCTATGCAGAATATGCCATTACTGATGATGGCCGCAGATTATCTGATGATGACATCCGCAACAACAAGAATTTTCTCTATCAGCGTTTCGACAAAGACAGCTCCGGCTTCTACATCGGAAATGCCCGTTTGAAGGAAGGGCTCCTGGAAAACTTCCCACCTGATAAAGATGCATTTGATGGTAAAGTATATGTGCTCACCGGTGGCGGTACCGTATCGGCGGCCACATATTTTGCCTCCCTGGTGCAAAAGAACAAACGCGGGGAAGTGATAGGCAAGGAAAGCGGCAGCGGCGAAGCGGTGACTACTGCCGCGTGGTTCCTGAAATATCTCCTACCCAGGACCAAAAGTATACTCACGGTACCTATGGCAGAGCTCTTCTTCTTTAATGCCAATACTGACAATGGCCGTGGTCTTCTGCCCGACCGGGAAATTCCGCTTCCAAAGTTTGAAGCATATGTGCAGGCGGGAAAAGATCCTGAGATCACCTATACTTTAGACCTGATCAGCGCAAGCAGCAATAGCACAGATAAGCGATAA
- a CDS encoding serine hydrolase, producing the protein MMVSGQHLPCFRHRQICLDMLRLTLTKKNAAIHLSHKITFTKPDGMSLGLSWMMAKEDNGLPFIMHTGRDGAGFSSLCYLYPDHHAAIIILVNDSSGQERVTDLKNELISNLIQGK; encoded by the coding sequence ATGATGGTTTCAGGGCAGCACCTTCCATGTTTTCGACACCGGCAGATATGCTTAGATATGCTGCGGCTAACCTTAACGAAAAAAAATGCTGCCATTCACCTAAGTCATAAAATCACGTTTACCAAACCTGACGGCATGAGTTTGGGATTGAGCTGGATGATGGCTAAAGAAGACAACGGCTTACCTTTTATTATGCATACAGGCAGGGATGGAGCAGGCTTCAGCTCGCTATGCTACCTCTATCCTGATCACCACGCCGCCATTATCATATTGGTAAATGACAGCAGTGGCCAGGAAAGAGTAACTGATTTAAAAAATGAACTCATTTCAAATCTAATACAGGGTAAGTAA
- a CDS encoding RagB/SusD family nutrient uptake outer membrane protein: protein MRPQNIKTILFCCLLLGTVHTSCRKLLEIPDPTNTISPGQVFNTDKQANSAMAGVYTRMIHGDQAVFITDAASKLFSAGLVTITGGTSADELYSTNSGVADYYYLLTNKITVTNTTVPETIWSSAYQTIYGTNAIVEGIAASTATSFSDSARSVLTGEAKFVRAFTYFYLVNYFGDVPLVLTIDFNQTINMSRTPQQRVYEQIVADLKEAQAALPENYINGNNSRIRPNKFAATALLARVYLYLNDYTNATIAASGVINNTALYGMEPLLNDVFSPASREAIWQLQPTNNHNELRNAVPEGYLLLPAELHTGTPTFALTNTLVHAFEKGDLRFRDWVDSTVNTDLPGQTNVFYFPFKYQTGRSNSELGGTQTAYYMMMRLAEMYLIRAEAAANGGPGGTSGAIADLNIVRKRAGLQKLPETLTPNEVKTAVAKERQKELFAEWGHRWLDLKRTGKAGTVLSAITNKQPWAGDYQLLYPIPVSEITRNHFLTQNPMY from the coding sequence ATGCGGCCGCAAAATATAAAAACGATCCTCTTCTGCTGTCTGCTACTGGGCACGGTACATACATCGTGCAGAAAACTGCTGGAGATTCCTGATCCTACCAATACCATTTCTCCCGGTCAGGTATTCAATACAGACAAACAGGCTAACAGTGCCATGGCAGGTGTTTACACCCGGATGATACATGGTGATCAGGCTGTCTTTATTACCGATGCTGCCTCCAAACTCTTCAGCGCAGGTCTTGTCACCATAACAGGAGGGACTTCTGCTGATGAACTTTATTCTACTAATAGCGGGGTTGCAGACTACTACTACCTGCTTACCAACAAAATTACCGTCACCAATACCACCGTTCCTGAAACTATCTGGAGCAGTGCATATCAGACCATCTATGGTACTAATGCAATCGTGGAAGGCATTGCAGCTTCTACTGCCACTTCGTTCAGTGACAGTGCAAGAAGCGTCTTAACCGGGGAAGCGAAATTTGTACGTGCCTTCACTTATTTTTACCTGGTTAATTATTTTGGAGATGTTCCCCTGGTGCTCACGATTGATTTCAATCAAACCATTAACATGTCACGCACACCGCAGCAGCGGGTATATGAGCAGATAGTGGCCGACCTTAAAGAAGCGCAGGCCGCACTTCCTGAAAATTATATCAATGGCAATAACAGCAGGATACGTCCTAATAAATTTGCTGCTACCGCGCTACTCGCAAGAGTATATCTGTACCTGAACGATTACACCAATGCTACTATTGCTGCCTCCGGGGTAATTAACAACACGGCACTCTACGGTATGGAGCCGTTGCTTAATGATGTTTTTTCTCCTGCCAGCAGAGAAGCCATCTGGCAATTGCAACCCACCAATAATCATAACGAGCTGAGAAACGCAGTACCCGAAGGCTATTTATTGCTTCCTGCGGAATTGCATACCGGCACGCCAACTTTTGCACTGACCAACACCCTGGTACATGCATTTGAGAAGGGAGATCTGCGGTTCAGGGATTGGGTAGACAGCACGGTAAATACAGACTTACCTGGTCAGACCAACGTTTTCTACTTCCCTTTTAAATACCAGACCGGCAGAAGTAATTCCGAACTGGGCGGCACGCAAACAGCCTATTATATGATGATGCGCCTGGCCGAGATGTACCTGATACGCGCAGAGGCAGCCGCAAATGGAGGTCCTGGCGGCACCAGCGGCGCAATAGCCGACCTTAACATCGTCCGGAAAAGAGCTGGTTTGCAAAAGCTACCGGAAACGCTTACCCCAAATGAAGTAAAAACAGCGGTAGCAAAAGAGCGGCAAAAAGAGCTATTTGCAGAATGGGGGCACCGCTGGCTGGACCTGAAACGGACCGGCAAAGCTGGTACCGTACTTTCGGCTATTACCAACAAGCAACCCTGGGCAGGCGATTACCAGCTGCTCTACCCTATCCCGGTAAGCGAGATCACGCGCAATCATTTTCTAACGCAAAATCCCATGTACTGA